Part of the Hyphomicrobium album genome is shown below.
AAAGGATGGAAAGCCCGATGACGTGGGTGCTCTCGTCCACGGCGGCGCGCACGATCTGCGCCGGCGTCAGGCGGATGCCCTCGTAGACGACGTCCATGCCGACGTCGCGGGCGCGCACGGCGATCTGCTCGGCGCCGTTCGAATGACCGTCGAGGCCCGGTTTGCCGACGAGGAACTTCACGCGGCGGCCGAGCTTGGCGGAGAGCTCGTCGACGGCGGCGCGCACGCTGTCGAGCGCGGCGCTGTCACGCGCGACGGCGGACTGGGCAACGCCGGTCGGGGCGCGATACTCGCCGAACACGCGGCGTAGCGTGCCGCCCCACTCGCCGGTCGTCACGCCGACGCGCGCGGCGACAATCGACGGCTCCATGATGTTGCGGCCTTCCTTGGCAGCACGCTCCAGATCGGCGAGCGCGGCACTCACTGCCTTATTGTCGCGTTCAGCACGCCAGGCTTTAAGGCGCTCGACCTGCAGCGCTTCCATTGCCGGGTCGACCACCATGATGGCGCCTTCACCGGCGGTGAGCGGCGAGGGCTCGGTCTCGGTCCACTTGTTGACACCGACGACGGTAAGGTCGCCGCTCTCGATACCGGACAGGCGCCCCGTGTTGCTTTCGACCAGACGCCGTTTCATGTAGTCGATTGCAGCGACGGCGCCGCCCATCGCATCGATGGTCGCGAGCTCGGCCTTCGCCTGCTCCTTCAGCTCTTCGACCTTGCGCGCGATTACGGTCGAGCCGTCGAAGATGTCGCCGTATTCGAGCAGGTCGGTCTCGTAGGCGAGGATCTGCTGCATGCGTAGCGACCACTGCTGGTCCCACGGACGCGGGAGGCCGAGCGCCTCGTTCCAGGCCGGGAGCTGCACGGCGCGGGCGCGCGCCTTCTTCGACAGCGTTACGGCCAGCATCTCGATCAGGATGCGGTAGACGTTGTTCTCAGGCTGCGGCTCGGTGAGGCCGAGGCTGTTCACCTGCACGCCGTAGCGGAACATCCGGTCCTTCGGATTGGTAACGCCGTAGCGCTCGCGCGTGATCTCGTCCCACAGCTCGTTGAACGCCCGCATCTTGCAGATCTCGGTGATGAACCGCAGGCCCGCATTGACGAAGAACGACACACGCCCGACGACCTGGCCGAACTGGTCGGCCGGCACCTCGCCCGAGGCCTTCACCGTGTCGAGCACGGCGATGGCCGTTGCCAGCGCATACGCCAGCTCCTGCACCGGCGTCGCCCCCGCCTCCTGTAGATGATAGGAGCAGACGTTCGTCGGGTTCCACTTAGGAACCTCTTTGTAGGAGAAGACGATCGTGTCCTTGATGAGCCGCAGCGACGGCTCTGGGGGGAACACGTAGGTCCCGCGCGACAGGTATTCCTTGATGATGTCGTTCTGGATGGTGCCGGTGAGCTTGTCGCGCGAGGCGCCCTGCTCGTCGGCGAAGGCGACGTAGAGCGACAACAACCACGCGGCCGTGGCGTTGATCGTCATCGACGTGTTCATCTGGTCGAGCGGGATGCCGTCGAGCAGGGTGCGCATGTCACCCAGGTGGGACACGGGCACGCCGACCTTGCCGACCTCGCCCTTGGCTAGCTCGTTGTCGCTGTCGTAGCCGGTCTGAGTCGGCAGATCGAAGGCGATCGAAAGGCCCGTCTGACCCTTGGCGAGGTTCTTCCGGTAGAGCTCGTTCGACTTGGCGGCCGTCGAGTGGCCGGCGTAGGTGCGAAATAACCACGGGCGGTCGGGCGTCCGACTTCCGGCCCCGCTCTTGCCTTCGGGCATGCATCAACCTCGGTTGGGTTCGGCTGTTGCCGTAAAGTACCCATAACCGCCAGTGCAATGCAAAATGATCTTTGCCGCAACGCCCGTGCGTCGGCAGACGCCTAGATGCGGCGCAGCTCGCGGCGGTAGGGCAGGTCGCGATCGGCCATGTCGCGCTTGAACTGGTGTCGCTCGAGACGGAAGAACGCCATGATCGCCGCGATGCGCATGAACAGCAGCAGCGCGAGCAGGGCCATGACGATGCCCGCCGTGCAGGCGATGACGACGTTGGTCTCGCGGTCGGGGGTGGGATAGAACCCGGTCAGCTCGAAAACGTAGTTCGTCACGAGCGCCCCGAGGGTGAATCCGGGGACGAAGACCAGCGCCAGGACCGTCCGCGACAGGACGTGCAGGGTGAGCACCCCGGCCCATCCGGAAAGCATGGCCACGACAACCAGGGTGTAGGTGTCGACGGTGACGGCTCTGTTCAGAAAATCAAGCATGTGCAGTTTATCCAGGACTGCTCTGCCGGCCTGCCGCCCACAAAGAACTCAAGTCGAACCGGCGTTTTAGGCGCCCGGGGCTTAATGCTCCGTTGACACGATCGCATAGCGGCGCCAGAGCCTCTTCATTGCAGCGCGGAAACGTGCTTGAAACGGCTCCAGGCACGTGCGGCTGTGGGGCCGCGATCAAATGCGCCGCCGACCAGCGGGTCCGGCGGATTCATCACGGGAGCCAAGAATGACGAGCCAAAGCGCCGCCAGGACGGAAATCGCCATGGGCGCGCCGGCAAGCGGCGAGAAGAAGGATCTCTACGAAATTGGGGAGATTCCGCCGCTCGGGTACGTTCCCAAGAACATGTATGCCTGGGCCATCCGTAAGGAGCGCCACGGCGACCCGGACACGGCCATGCAGATGGAGGTCCTCCCCACCTGGGAGCTCGACAGCCATGACGTGCTCGTGCTCGTCATGGCCGCCGGCGTTAACTACAACGGCATTTGGGCTTCGCTAGGCAAGCCGATCTCGCCGCTGGACGGCCACAAGAACCCCTACCACATCGCCGGCTCGGATGCCTCGGGCATCGTCTGGGCGGTCGGCTCCAAGGTGAAGCGCTGGAAGGTCGGCGACGAGGTCGTCATCCATTGCAACCAGGACGACGGCGACGACGAGGAGTGTAACGGCGGCGACCCGATGTTCTCCCCGAGCCAGCGCATCTGGGGCTACGAAACCCCGGACGGCTCGTTCGCCCAGTTCTGCCGCGTGCAGGACCGCCAGCTTCTCGAGCGCCCGCGCCACCTCACCTGGGAGGAGAGCGCCTGCTACACGCTCGTCCTCGCCACGGCCTACCGAATGCTGTTCGGCCATCGTCCGCACGTGCTGCGCCCCGGCCATAACGTGCTCGTCTGGGGCGCCTCGGGCGGCCTCGGCTCCATGGCCGTGCAGCTCTGCGCCACCTCCGGCGCCAACGCCATCGGCGTCGTCTCCGAGGAGGATAAACGCGACTTCGTCATGCAGCTGGGCGCGCGCGGCGTGATCAACCGCAAGAACTTCGATTGCTGGGGCGAGCTACCGAAGGTCGGCACGCCCGAGTACGACGCCTGGTTCAAGAGCGCGCGCAAGTTCGGCGCCGCGATCTGGGAGACCACCGGCAAGGGCAACAACGTCGATTCCGTGTTCGAGCATCCCGGCCAGTCGACGTTCCCGGTGTCGGTGTTCATCGTCAAGCGCGGCGGCATGGTGGTCATCTGCGCCGGCACCACCGGCTACAACCTGACCATGGATGCCCGCTATCTCTGGATGCACCAGAAGCGCGTGCAGGGCTCGCACTTCGCCAACCTGTTGCAGGCGGCGCAGGCCAACAAGCTCGTCGTCGAGCGGCGCATCGATCCGTGCATGTCGGAAGTCTTCCCGTGGGAGCAGATCCCCAAGGCCCACATGCGCATGTTCCGCAACGAGCATAAGCCGGGCAACATGGCGGTGCTCGTCTCCGCTCCGACGACCGGCCTCAGAACCTACGAAGACGTGATCGAGGCCAGCCAGCGCCTGCGCGGCGGCTAGACTGTTTGGAGTTCGGCAGCCGAAGGCTCGATACAGGGCCTTCGGCGCACTTTTTCTGATGAAGACTTGCCGCTAGCGCCCGCGCACGGGCGATAAGGCGGCGACCGCGTCGAGCCCCGTGCCGCTCATGCGCTTGAACTCGAAGATGCCGCGGTTGAGCTCGGCCCCGAGAATGACGATCACCGCCGTCATCTGGAAGAAGATCATCGCTACCATCAGCTGCGACAGGCCCGCATAGAAGCGCGAGTAGTCGCTGAGGTTGAGGTAGTACGAGTAGAGGCTCGCGGCGAGCAGCCACAGCACCGTCGACAGCAGCACGCCCGGCCAGACGTCCTTGATGCGCCGCTTCCCCGCTGCCAGCCACAGGTGGAAGGCGAGCAGCTGCGTGGAGATGACCGCTGCCGCCGACGCGTAGCGCAGGATCGCGCCGAGCCACGTCGAGCGCATCAGCGTGAACGACTGGGTGAGCGATGGATCGAAGCGCGCCGCGAGCGCGGGGCCTACCACCACGACCCACGTCAGCACCAGCATCGAAACCGCACTGGCGAAGACGAACACCATGCTGCGGCCGAGACAGTAGAAGTACGGCCGCTTCTCGACGACTCGGTAGGCGCCGTTGAGTGCCGTGCGCAGGGTCTCGATCGCATTGGTGGCGAAGAACAGCGACAGCCCCGCGCTGACCGTCAGCAGGTCGATGCGGGTGCGTCCCATGATCGCCTCGACCTGCGGGGCGAGCGCCCCGGCGACGCTGGGCGGCAGGATCTGGAACAGCTGCTCGACGGCCTGGGCGGCCAGTTCGCGGCCGCCGAAAATGCCGGCGAGCGCGCCGAGAAAGATGCAGAAGGGAAAGAGCGAGACGACGAACGAGAAGGCCACCGCGCCGGCCATGGCGAAGCCGCTGTGCTCATAGAGGCGATAGATCGCCTCGAGCAAGGTGCGGTAGCGCTGCATTCTACTCTCCCGGAACTCTGGTGGGGCGGAACCTAGCGGCGCGCCCGGGGTAGGTCTATGCCGCGATTGCCGCGCGGTCCCGAATTGCGTAGGCGGCCAGCGTGGACGCGGCGCGTCCTATTCCATAAAGTGGAGCCGAAACCGGGAAAGCGGGCCGACGTGGCAACCAGGAGCGATGATCGGGCGGGTGAAAGCCGGGTTGCGGGCTACGAGCCGACGCGGCCGTCGAAGCTGCGCGCCGACGCGCCCCCGCCCCTCCCGCCCCCGGCCGAGCGCCATTCCGACGGCTTCGGCACGGCCGATGAGGATGGCCTGCGCATGCTGGCGGCGCTGGAAACCCTCAGCAGTCTCGAGCCCGACTACTCCGACGACCTCGCCGCCGAGGCGTCCGTGACGATCATCGAGTCCTTTGGCGACGACGTGGTCGCCGAGGCGCTGACGTCTGACATGCCCAATCGGCCGCTGCGGGCGTTGCTGCACGAGGACAAGGGCCCCGAGCTGCTGCTCAACGGCTATGAGACGTTCTTGGGGCCCGGCGACGAGGCGACCGTCGAGATCGTCGAAATCGGCGCGGCCTTCGCCGAGGACACCGCCGGAACCGAGCAGCCGGCGATCCAATCTACCTCGCTTGCCGAGCGCATCGCCGCGGTGGCCGGCCGGGGCGCCACCGGCAGCCGCTTCTTCAAGGCCTTGTCCGGCGGTTGAACGGCCCTGCGGCACTGATTGCCTTGACGACCGGGCCAGTTATTCTGCAACGCAACTCTTACAGCGGCGCCGACGCGGCGCCACTCATGCGATTCCCAGGAGGATGACGATGTCGACTGCGGTGAAGACGGCCGAGCACGATTTCCTCGCGGCCGGCCCCGATGCGCTGCTCGAGCGCGCCGGACGCGCGGTCGCTTCCGCCGACAAGGTGCTGCAGGCGGCGAAGTCCGGCGTGCGCGCCAAGGTCGCCGAAGCCGGCGGCATCGACAACGCCCAGCACGCGGCGCATGGGCTCGCCTGGCTCGCTACCGCGGTCGAGGGGCTGCGGCAAATGCACGTTTGGGGCACGCGGCTGTCTAGCGAAGGCCGCTTCGGCGAGTTCGAGCAGCTGCTCGTCGCCGCCGCCTTCGCCGAATATCTCGCCCAGATCTCCGGCGGCATTCCGATGGGCCAGCTGGAAATCGTCCGTCCCGAGCAGCTCGGCGTATCGCGCGCCGACGTGCGCCGCTTCGAGGACGAGGTCGCCGACATGATCGCCGCGGGCGGCACGCAGGACGTCAAGAAGCGGCTCGCCGATTTCATTGCCGCGCAGCCCAACGCCGTCAGCTTCGGCGATCCGGGGCTCGACGACACGCACGCGGCCATCCTCGACCAGATGCACACCTTCTCGGTAGAGGAGGTCATTCCCCACGCTCACGAATGGCACCTCGCCAACGCCTACATTCCGCTCGAGGTGATCCAGAAGGTGGCGGAGCTCGGCGTGTTCGGCCTGACGCTGCCGGAAGAGTTCGGCGGCATGGGGCTCGGCAAGGAGAGCATGTGTATCGTCTCCGAGGAGCTGTCGCGCGGCTACATCGGCGTCGGCTCGCTCGGCACCCGCTCGGAGATTGCCGGCGAACTAATCCTCAACAATGGCACCGACGAGCAGAAGGCGAAGTACCTGCCAAAGCTCGCCTCGGGCGAGCTGCTTCCAACCGCAGTTTTCACTGAACCCAACACCGGCTCGGACCTAGCCTCGCTGAAGACGCGCGCGGTGAAGGAGGGCGACACCTACAAGGTCACCGGCCAGAAGACGTGGATCACGCATCCGGTGCGCGCCGACCTGATGACGCTGCTCGTGCGCACCAACCCCGCCGAGGCTGGTTACAAGGGTCTCTCCATGCTGCTCGCGGAAAAGCCACGCGGCTCGGATGAGAACCCGTTCCCGGCGCAGGGGATGACCGGCGGCGAGATCGAGGTGCTCGGCTACCGCGGCATGAAGGAATACGACATCTCCTTCGACGGCTTCGAGGTTCCGGCCGCCCAGCTACTTGGGGGCACCGAGGGCCAGGGCTTCAAGCAGCTGATGAACACCTTCGAGGCGGCCCGCATCCAGACGGCGGCGCGCGCCGTCGGCGTCGCCCAGGCGGCGATGGATCTCGGCCTCAAGTACGCGCTGGAGCGCAACCAATTCGGCAAGCCGATCTACGCGTTCCCGCGCGTCTACAACAAGATCGTCATGATGGCGGTGGAGACGATGATCGCCCGCCAGCTCACCTACTTCGCGGCGCGCGAGAAAGACCAGGGGCACCGCTGCGACCTGGAAGCCGGCATGGCGAAGCTGCTCGGCGCGCGCGTCGCCTGGGCCAACGCCGACAACGCCCTGCAGATCCACGGCGGCAACGGCTTCGCGCTCGAGTATCCGATCAGCCGCGTGCTGTGCGACTCGCGCATCCTGAACATCTTCGAGGGTGCGGCCGAGATCCAGGCGCAGGTGATCGCGCGAAGGCTATTGGAGGGAGCTAACTAGGATGCCTGCCTGCGGCGGACCCGAGCCTGCGATCATTCTTTCGACTTGCGGCGCAGCAGAGCCGCGAAGTGCCCGAGTTCTGATCCGTTAAGGTCGGAGATTGCCTGATAGGAGAGGCCGCCAGAGACCCATTGGATTACGTTGTATCCATTGTGGACACTGCGCCTTGTGGCGTTGACCCATGTCTCGTCGGCCGGCGCTTCGAACACGGTGATCTTGTGATTGCGTCGCGTATACTCGAGCGCGGCCTGATAGCGGCCATCCACGTAATCGACTCGGGCGCCGAGCAGTGGAAATCCGTCCTGCTCAAGATTCACGACCTCAGGTGAGAAATCGAGCTTTCCGGCGAACCAAGGGCGGACCGTGTGTTGGTCGCCCGATGTCAGGGCGAGGCGCCGTTCATCCAGCAACGAGCGAACGTGTGCGGCGACGACTTCGCGGGTCGCGGAGCCGTGCCGCAGATAGTCACTCGTCGCTACGTAGACGATTAAGCCGCCTCCGATAATCATGGCGGCGTGGCTCGCCACGAGGGCACTCAGGGTGCGCCAGCGCCAGCCCCGGGCGAAACCTGCGTCTCGATGCCGTAGAGTCCTGATGATGCGGGCGCGCAATTCTGCAGGTGTCACGAAACGCCCGGCTTTTGCGATTACGGGGCGCAAGACCTCCAGGTCCCTCAGGGCGCGGGCGCAGCCGGAGCACCCCTGAACATGCTCGACCACCGCGGCACGGGTTTCCGGCACGAGTTCATTGTCGTGAAGTGCTTCGAGCAGTTCGCGGACTTCTTCACACTTCATTCTTGTGTTCTCCGCGATCCGCCTCGATCAAGAGCGATCGCATTAGCGAGCGGGCACGCGCGAGTCTCGACATGACCGTACCGATCGGGACCCCGACGACGTCGGCGATCTCCTTGTAGGTGAGCTCTTCAAACTCTCGCAGCACCAGAACTTCGCGAAAGCTAGTCGGCAACCGGCCAAGCGCGCGATGCACCTCGTTCCGCTCTGCCCTGGCTATGCTCGCAGTCTCGGGGTCAGCGGCTGCCTTAGCGGAAGAACTCTCCGCGACGGCCTGCTCGACCTGGCCCAAAACATCCTCGATCATCACCACATTGGCGGATTGCCGGCTGCGCCTGAGACGCATGAGGCAGACATTGCGTACGATGGTCAGCAACCAGGCTTTCTCACCCCTACCTTGATAGGTGTCGAAATGCTCGAGGGCGCGGACATAGGCGTCTTGCACGGCGTCCTCGGCCTCGTGGGGGTGGCGAAGCATCCAACGGGCGAGTCCATAGGCTGAATCGAGGTGAGGTAGCATTAGCTCCTCGAATCGAGCGTGCCGGTTCTCCTCCCCAAATGCAGGCAACTCATCCACTCCGTGCGCGAGCAGCCCTTCCAAATCCGACGCAGACGTCGAACCGCGATCTCGTCCTGACAATAGGACTCTGCTCGGACCTATTTTATTCCCGTGTCCTGTTTACCGGGAATAATCCGCGGTTCGCCGGCATCTCTGTTTGCGCAGACCACGTGAATGCGCCGGTCCGCGCAGCCACCTGCCGTCATCGATGGACACGGGAGACAGTCATGCAAGGTACGAGAGCGTTTTTTGCCAGCCTACTCGCCGCCAGCCTGGTCGGATGGCCGTTGATAGCACCCGTTCAGGCTGAAGAGATGCGGGAATTCTACATCAAGACCGTACACGTGGATGGCAAGACATCCACCCACGGCGATGCCGACCACAAGCCAGAGGCCTTCCCCGAGGCCGCTCTGCCCGAAGGCCGAGGTCTTGTGCTGAAGAGGCCCGACGAGGAGGGGAAATGGAGTGTGCGAGCGTTCGCCTTCGAGCCCTCGCAGATCGTTATCAACGCCGGCGAGCCTGTCCGGCTGCACTTTATCGGCATACACGGCATGTCGCATTCAATTCATCTGGAAGGCGGAGGCGTCGAC
Proteins encoded:
- a CDS encoding protein meaA codes for the protein MPEGKSGAGSRTPDRPWLFRTYAGHSTAAKSNELYRKNLAKGQTGLSIAFDLPTQTGYDSDNELAKGEVGKVGVPVSHLGDMRTLLDGIPLDQMNTSMTINATAAWLLSLYVAFADEQGASRDKLTGTIQNDIIKEYLSRGTYVFPPEPSLRLIKDTIVFSYKEVPKWNPTNVCSYHLQEAGATPVQELAYALATAIAVLDTVKASGEVPADQFGQVVGRVSFFVNAGLRFITEICKMRAFNELWDEITRERYGVTNPKDRMFRYGVQVNSLGLTEPQPENNVYRILIEMLAVTLSKKARARAVQLPAWNEALGLPRPWDQQWSLRMQQILAYETDLLEYGDIFDGSTVIARKVEELKEQAKAELATIDAMGGAVAAIDYMKRRLVESNTGRLSGIESGDLTVVGVNKWTETEPSPLTAGEGAIMVVDPAMEALQVERLKAWRAERDNKAVSAALADLERAAKEGRNIMEPSIVAARVGVTTGEWGGTLRRVFGEYRAPTGVAQSAVARDSAALDSVRAAVDELSAKLGRRVKFLVGKPGLDGHSNGAEQIAVRARDVGMDVVYEGIRLTPAQIVRAAVDESTHVIGLSILSGSHVPLVQEVMERLRKEGLTDVPVVVGGIIPPEDEVKLKAFGVAAVYTPKNFQLNDIMSDIVRLVGSQAMAA
- the ccrA gene encoding crotonyl-CoA carboxylase/reductase; amino-acid sequence: MTSQSAARTEIAMGAPASGEKKDLYEIGEIPPLGYVPKNMYAWAIRKERHGDPDTAMQMEVLPTWELDSHDVLVLVMAAGVNYNGIWASLGKPISPLDGHKNPYHIAGSDASGIVWAVGSKVKRWKVGDEVVIHCNQDDGDDEECNGGDPMFSPSQRIWGYETPDGSFAQFCRVQDRQLLERPRHLTWEESACYTLVLATAYRMLFGHRPHVLRPGHNVLVWGASGGLGSMAVQLCATSGANAIGVVSEEDKRDFVMQLGARGVINRKNFDCWGELPKVGTPEYDAWFKSARKFGAAIWETTGKGNNVDSVFEHPGQSTFPVSVFIVKRGGMVVICAGTTGYNLTMDARYLWMHQKRVQGSHFANLLQAAQANKLVVERRIDPCMSEVFPWEQIPKAHMRMFRNEHKPGNMAVLVSAPTTGLRTYEDVIEASQRLRGG
- a CDS encoding sigma-70 family RNA polymerase sigma factor; this translates as MLPHLDSAYGLARWMLRHPHEAEDAVQDAYVRALEHFDTYQGRGEKAWLLTIVRNVCLMRLRRSRQSANVVMIEDVLGQVEQAVAESSSAKAAADPETASIARAERNEVHRALGRLPTSFREVLVLREFEELTYKEIADVVGVPIGTVMSRLARARSLMRSLLIEADRGEHKNEV
- a CDS encoding cupredoxin domain-containing protein, coding for MQGTRAFFASLLAASLVGWPLIAPVQAEEMREFYIKTVHVDGKTSTHGDADHKPEAFPEAALPEGRGLVLKRPDEEGKWSVRAFAFEPSQIVINAGEPVRLHFIGIHGMSHSIHLEGGGVDERFTLTRGRMHTVELTPKTPGVIEIECYDHQPSMRGEIVVLSR
- a CDS encoding YihY/virulence factor BrkB family protein, whose product is MQRYRTLLEAIYRLYEHSGFAMAGAVAFSFVVSLFPFCIFLGALAGIFGGRELAAQAVEQLFQILPPSVAGALAPQVEAIMGRTRIDLLTVSAGLSLFFATNAIETLRTALNGAYRVVEKRPYFYCLGRSMVFVFASAVSMLVLTWVVVVGPALAARFDPSLTQSFTLMRSTWLGAILRYASAAAVISTQLLAFHLWLAAGKRRIKDVWPGVLLSTVLWLLAASLYSYYLNLSDYSRFYAGLSQLMVAMIFFQMTAVIVILGAELNRGIFEFKRMSGTGLDAVAALSPVRGR
- a CDS encoding acyl-CoA dehydrogenase family protein, with amino-acid sequence MTMSTAVKTAEHDFLAAGPDALLERAGRAVASADKVLQAAKSGVRAKVAEAGGIDNAQHAAHGLAWLATAVEGLRQMHVWGTRLSSEGRFGEFEQLLVAAAFAEYLAQISGGIPMGQLEIVRPEQLGVSRADVRRFEDEVADMIAAGGTQDVKKRLADFIAAQPNAVSFGDPGLDDTHAAILDQMHTFSVEEVIPHAHEWHLANAYIPLEVIQKVAELGVFGLTLPEEFGGMGLGKESMCIVSEELSRGYIGVGSLGTRSEIAGELILNNGTDEQKAKYLPKLASGELLPTAVFTEPNTGSDLASLKTRAVKEGDTYKVTGQKTWITHPVRADLMTLLVRTNPAEAGYKGLSMLLAEKPRGSDENPFPAQGMTGGEIEVLGYRGMKEYDISFDGFEVPAAQLLGGTEGQGFKQLMNTFEAARIQTAARAVGVAQAAMDLGLKYALERNQFGKPIYAFPRVYNKIVMMAVETMIARQLTYFAAREKDQGHRCDLEAGMAKLLGARVAWANADNALQIHGGNGFALEYPISRVLCDSRILNIFEGAAEIQAQVIARRLLEGAN
- a CDS encoding anti-sigma factor family protein, which encodes MKCEEVRELLEALHDNELVPETRAAVVEHVQGCSGCARALRDLEVLRPVIAKAGRFVTPAELRARIIRTLRHRDAGFARGWRWRTLSALVASHAAMIIGGGLIVYVATSDYLRHGSATREVVAAHVRSLLDERRLALTSGDQHTVRPWFAGKLDFSPEVVNLEQDGFPLLGARVDYVDGRYQAALEYTRRNHKITVFEAPADETWVNATRRSVHNGYNVIQWVSGGLSYQAISDLNGSELGHFAALLRRKSKE